A window of the Tropheryma whipplei str. Twist genome harbors these coding sequences:
- a CDS encoding ABC transporter ATP-binding protein, with the protein MLTLENVNVSYGKIRVLYDISFTVNRGEIVSLIGSNGAGKTTLMRTISGLLNTSGKILFQGEDITKYAPYKRVLSGISQSPEGRGVFPGMTVRENLDMGAYARKDRKNIKDDFDRVYGLFPRLLERRDQLGGAMSGGEQQMLAIARAIMSRPKLLLLDEPSMGLAPQLIQQIFSIVREINRQGVTILMVEQNANQSLGISDHAMVLETGNITRTGTGKELLQDGSIRKAYLGV; encoded by the coding sequence TTGTTAACTCTTGAGAATGTGAATGTCAGTTACGGGAAGATTCGTGTGTTGTACGATATCTCGTTTACGGTAAATCGGGGCGAGATAGTAAGTTTGATTGGTTCAAACGGTGCGGGTAAAACCACTCTTATGCGCACCATATCTGGCCTTCTGAACACGTCGGGTAAAATCCTTTTTCAAGGTGAGGATATAACTAAGTATGCTCCCTACAAGCGTGTTCTTTCTGGTATTTCCCAGTCCCCAGAGGGGAGGGGGGTTTTCCCAGGCATGACAGTTCGGGAAAACCTTGACATGGGGGCTTATGCGAGAAAGGATCGTAAGAATATAAAGGATGATTTCGACAGAGTTTACGGGCTTTTTCCGCGTTTGCTTGAGCGTCGTGATCAGTTGGGCGGGGCTATGTCGGGCGGTGAGCAGCAAATGCTTGCGATTGCCCGTGCGATTATGAGTAGGCCAAAACTGCTTTTGCTGGATGAGCCGTCTATGGGCCTTGCGCCTCAACTTATTCAGCAGATTTTCAGTATTGTGCGTGAGATTAATCGTCAGGGGGTTACCATCCTCATGGTTGAGCAAAATGCGAATCAGTCATTGGGAATATCGGATCATGCAATGGTCCTGGAGACTGGGAATATTACCCGTACGGGAACCGGAAAGGAGTTATTACAAGACGGGTCCATAAGGAAGGCATACCTGGGGGTCTAG
- the rplC gene encoding 50S ribosomal protein L3 has product MARALLGTKVGMTQIWSGRRVVPVTAVAVTTNVVSQVKAPEKDGYSRLQIATGAIDPRRVNRPRKGHFAKAGLTPRRFIREVDSEGSLGDEFGPEIFQEGQLVDVVGKSKGKGFSGTMKRHNFQGVSATHGSHRNHRKPGSVGASSTPSRVFKGTRMAGRLGSSRVTVHNLRLVKIDSENGLLLVEGAVPGSSGSPVIIRDAVKGVPIVS; this is encoded by the coding sequence ATGGCGAGGGCTCTTTTGGGTACTAAGGTCGGGATGACTCAGATTTGGAGTGGTCGCAGGGTTGTTCCGGTTACTGCCGTCGCGGTTACCACTAATGTTGTGTCTCAGGTGAAGGCCCCAGAGAAGGATGGTTATTCTCGCCTTCAGATTGCTACCGGCGCAATCGATCCGCGTCGCGTAAACAGACCGAGAAAGGGTCATTTTGCTAAGGCAGGTCTTACCCCACGGCGGTTTATCAGAGAGGTTGACTCAGAGGGATCGCTTGGAGATGAGTTCGGGCCTGAGATTTTTCAAGAAGGGCAGCTTGTTGATGTTGTCGGAAAAAGTAAGGGTAAGGGTTTTTCCGGCACGATGAAGCGGCATAATTTTCAGGGCGTGTCTGCAACACACGGCTCGCATCGCAATCATCGTAAGCCCGGGTCAGTCGGTGCTTCTTCAACCCCCAGCAGGGTCTTTAAAGGTACCAGGATGGCCGGGCGCCTTGGCTCAAGCAGAGTGACGGTGCATAATTTGCGTCTTGTGAAAATTGATTCAGAAAATGGGCTTTTGCTTGTTGAAGGTGCTGTTCCAGGATCGTCCGGCTCACCTGTTATTATCCGTGACGCTGTAAAGGGCGTGCCAATTGTCTCCTAG
- the rpsC gene encoding 30S ribosomal protein S3 produces MGQKINPYGLRLGITTDHVSHWYSDSTRPGQRYADYVSEDIKIRSYLTKTLDRAGIARIEIERTRDRIRVDIYTARPGIVIGRRGAEADRYRLELEKITSKQVQLNILEVKNPETTARLVAQGIAEQLAARVAFRRAMRKGLQSATSAGVRGIRIRLAGRLGGAEISRSEFYIEGQVPLQTLRASIDYGFYEARTPYGHIGVKVWIYKKPSVRGRTEGGG; encoded by the coding sequence ATGGGACAGAAGATAAATCCGTACGGTCTGAGATTGGGTATAACAACAGACCATGTCTCGCATTGGTACTCTGATAGCACAAGGCCAGGTCAGCGCTATGCAGATTATGTGTCAGAGGATATAAAGATACGCAGTTACCTCACCAAAACCCTTGACAGAGCTGGTATTGCGCGCATTGAAATAGAGAGAACCCGCGACCGTATAAGGGTTGACATTTACACAGCTCGACCGGGTATAGTTATTGGCCGCCGAGGGGCTGAGGCCGATCGGTATCGACTCGAATTGGAGAAAATAACTTCCAAACAGGTTCAGCTGAATATACTCGAGGTAAAGAATCCAGAAACGACTGCCCGGCTCGTTGCGCAGGGTATTGCAGAACAGCTGGCTGCACGTGTTGCGTTCAGGCGCGCGATGCGCAAGGGTCTGCAGTCTGCTACATCCGCAGGTGTTCGTGGTATTAGGATTCGTTTGGCTGGTCGTCTCGGAGGTGCCGAGATAAGCCGTTCGGAGTTCTATATTGAAGGGCAGGTACCTTTGCAGACCCTTCGTGCCAGTATTGACTACGGTTTTTACGAAGCAAGAACTCCGTATGGTCATATCGGTGTGAAGGTGTGGATTTACAAGAAGCCCAGCGTTAGAGGTCGTACTGAAGGTGGTGGGTGA
- the rplD gene encoding 50S ribosomal protein L4: protein MSPSATVFDIGGNAVGTLQLVGHLFDSDPNLHLIHQVVVAQQAAFRQGTHKTKSRAEVSGSGRKPFRQKGTGNARCGSTRAPQMRGGGVVHGPVPRNYVHRTPKKMIKAALAGCLTNRARAGRVHIVDSFGDTPSVADALTLFQITGLSSKLLVVAQASDSVAYRSVRNIPGVRLVHVGQLNSYDVLRSDDVLFTRGAYNVFVGPSGDLAFSEDRDNPGTSLPKSPTPEDSSDATKARSSRHDDRTGA from the coding sequence TTGTCTCCTAGCGCGACCGTATTTGATATAGGTGGGAATGCGGTAGGTACATTGCAGCTTGTCGGGCATCTTTTCGACTCTGATCCAAACCTGCATCTGATACACCAGGTCGTCGTTGCGCAGCAAGCCGCATTCAGGCAAGGTACGCACAAAACAAAGTCTCGGGCTGAGGTGTCCGGATCGGGGCGTAAGCCGTTTAGGCAGAAGGGGACTGGCAATGCCAGGTGCGGGTCAACCCGTGCACCGCAGATGCGTGGTGGTGGTGTCGTACATGGCCCGGTTCCACGCAATTATGTTCACAGAACCCCAAAGAAAATGATAAAGGCTGCGCTGGCTGGTTGTCTCACCAATAGGGCGCGTGCGGGGAGAGTGCATATTGTTGATTCCTTTGGTGATACCCCCTCTGTTGCTGATGCGCTTACTCTGTTTCAGATAACCGGATTGTCAAGCAAACTGCTTGTAGTTGCACAGGCTAGTGATTCAGTTGCCTACAGGAGTGTCCGTAATATTCCAGGTGTGCGTCTGGTGCACGTTGGTCAACTCAATTCGTATGATGTCTTGAGAAGTGACGATGTCCTTTTTACGAGAGGGGCATATAACGTTTTTGTTGGCCCGTCTGGAGATTTAGCATTTTCTGAAGACCGCGACAATCCCGGTACATCACTTCCCAAATCTCCCACCCCGGAAGATAGCTCCGATGCCACAAAAGCTCGTTCGTCCCGTCATGATGATAGGACTGGGGCATGA
- the rpsQ gene encoding 30S ribosomal protein S17, translating into MSQQRGYRKSRRGYVTSNSMDKTIVVKIEDRVKHALYGKVIRKTSKVKAHDQGSIAGVGDLVLISETRPISATKRWRLVQILEKAK; encoded by the coding sequence ATGAGCCAGCAGCGCGGGTACCGCAAGTCGCGCCGTGGGTATGTTACGAGCAACAGTATGGATAAGACTATTGTTGTAAAAATAGAGGATCGTGTCAAACATGCTTTGTACGGCAAGGTGATTCGTAAAACATCAAAGGTAAAGGCCCATGATCAGGGCAGCATAGCCGGTGTGGGTGATCTGGTCCTTATAAGTGAGACGAGGCCGATTAGTGCTACTAAGAGGTGGCGTCTTGTTCAGATACTTGAGAAGGCTAAATGA
- the rplP gene encoding 50S ribosomal protein L16 — MLIPKKVKFRKQHRPNRKGMSGCGTRIVFGDYGIQALSRAYVTNRQVESARIAMTRHIRRGGRVWINIYPDRPLTKKPAETRMGSGKGSPEYWVANIRPGRIMFEVSGVSESLAKEALMRAIHKLPLRARIVERQEFDDAGL; from the coding sequence ATGCTTATTCCGAAAAAGGTTAAATTCAGAAAGCAACATCGTCCCAACAGAAAGGGCATGTCTGGGTGTGGCACCCGTATTGTGTTTGGTGATTATGGAATTCAGGCTCTTTCCCGTGCGTATGTAACTAATCGTCAGGTCGAGTCTGCGAGAATTGCGATGACTCGTCATATTCGCCGTGGTGGCAGGGTTTGGATAAACATATACCCTGATAGGCCTTTGACCAAAAAGCCCGCTGAAACCAGGATGGGGTCAGGGAAAGGTTCTCCCGAGTACTGGGTTGCGAATATACGCCCCGGCAGGATTATGTTTGAGGTTTCGGGGGTTTCTGAGTCGCTTGCAAAAGAGGCTTTAATGAGGGCGATTCACAAGCTGCCCCTGCGCGCAAGAATTGTTGAGAGGCAGGAGTTTGATGATGCTGGGCTCTAA
- a CDS encoding ABC transporter ATP-binding protein — MQDALLQSEHLLDVRDLVVRFGGIVALDGVSFSVGRGEILALIGPNGAGKTTLFNVITGVYRPTSGDVSLESVSLKSVKRYRIARMGIARTFQNIRLFGGMTVLENVAVGLGVHHKTHILGALFRTPRHCREEREIVERGLEILDMVGIAQDAYKLAGSLSYGSQRRLEIARALACQPKLLCLDEPAAGFNPAEKNQLVELILKIRDAGYSILLIEHDMKLIFDVADRVVVLDFGKKIADGLPDDVRNDPHVIAAYLGEG, encoded by the coding sequence ATGCAAGACGCGCTGTTACAGTCTGAGCATCTTCTTGATGTGCGTGATCTCGTTGTTCGCTTTGGGGGTATTGTCGCGCTCGACGGCGTCTCGTTCAGTGTTGGCAGGGGCGAGATTCTGGCGCTCATTGGCCCCAACGGCGCGGGTAAAACAACCCTTTTCAACGTCATAACGGGTGTTTATCGACCAACCTCGGGCGATGTATCTCTTGAATCTGTGTCTTTGAAATCGGTAAAGAGGTATCGCATAGCCCGTATGGGAATTGCGAGAACTTTTCAGAATATTCGGCTATTCGGCGGTATGACCGTTTTAGAGAACGTCGCAGTTGGGCTTGGAGTGCATCACAAAACCCATATATTGGGTGCGCTCTTTAGAACCCCCAGGCATTGCAGGGAAGAGCGTGAAATTGTGGAGCGAGGCCTTGAGATTCTCGATATGGTCGGGATCGCCCAGGATGCCTATAAACTCGCGGGCAGTCTGTCTTATGGCAGCCAGAGGCGCCTTGAGATCGCCAGGGCTCTTGCTTGTCAGCCAAAGTTGCTTTGCTTAGATGAGCCAGCAGCTGGCTTTAATCCTGCTGAAAAAAATCAACTCGTGGAGCTAATTTTAAAAATCCGTGATGCGGGATATTCAATCCTATTGATTGAGCATGATATGAAGTTGATTTTTGATGTTGCTGATAGAGTGGTTGTCCTTGATTTTGGTAAGAAAATCGCCGATGGATTGCCGGATGATGTGCGTAATGATCCTCATGTTATTGCCGCCTATCTCGGGGAAGGGTAG
- the rplB gene encoding 50S ribosomal protein L2, which produces MAVRKSNPLTPARRGMSFSDFAEITRATPHKSLLSKLSKTGGRNNHGRITARHIGGGHKRRYRLVDFRRSDKDGVKAKVAHIEYDPNRTARIALLHFLDGAKRYILAPSGLKQGDVVESGSSADIRPGNSLCIRDIPVGTILHAVELRPGQGAKLARSAGSSVRLSAKDGDFAILKLPSGEIRMVSLSCRATIGEVGNGQRLNVSLGKAGRSRWCGVRPSVRGVAMNPVDHPHGGGEGKTSGGRHPVSPWGRPEGKTRRANKPSDRFIIRRKSRKRR; this is translated from the coding sequence ATGGCTGTTAGGAAGAGTAATCCGCTGACCCCCGCACGGCGTGGTATGTCTTTTTCAGACTTCGCCGAAATAACGCGCGCTACGCCTCACAAGTCCCTTTTATCGAAGCTGTCAAAAACCGGTGGTCGGAATAATCATGGTAGGATCACTGCGCGTCATATCGGTGGCGGGCATAAGCGTCGTTACAGACTGGTAGATTTTCGCCGGTCAGATAAAGATGGCGTAAAGGCCAAGGTGGCTCATATAGAGTATGACCCGAATCGTACCGCCAGAATTGCCCTTTTGCATTTCCTTGATGGGGCAAAGCGTTACATCTTGGCGCCATCTGGCCTGAAGCAGGGTGATGTTGTTGAATCTGGCAGTTCGGCTGATATTAGGCCTGGTAACAGTCTATGCATCAGGGATATTCCGGTTGGTACTATTTTGCATGCTGTTGAGCTGCGACCGGGCCAGGGTGCGAAGTTGGCCCGGTCGGCCGGCAGTTCGGTCCGCTTATCAGCGAAGGATGGCGATTTTGCGATCCTTAAACTGCCAAGTGGAGAGATTAGGATGGTTAGCCTGTCCTGCAGGGCAACCATTGGTGAGGTTGGCAACGGACAGCGTCTTAATGTAAGCTTGGGGAAGGCTGGTCGCAGCAGGTGGTGTGGCGTTAGACCTTCGGTTCGCGGTGTTGCGATGAATCCAGTTGATCATCCACATGGCGGCGGTGAGGGAAAAACTTCTGGCGGTCGGCATCCGGTTAGTCCTTGGGGTAGACCCGAAGGTAAAACCCGCAGAGCCAATAAGCCGAGCGATCGTTTTATTATTCGTCGTAAATCCAGGAAGCGTAGGTAA
- the rpmC gene encoding 50S ribosomal protein L29 gives MMLGSKGLSPTDLRGMTDDHLRVELKNAKEEVFKLRFQSATGQLAHNARLRAVRRDIARIYTVMRERDIGIRSVQEEVSQ, from the coding sequence ATGATGCTGGGCTCTAAGGGTTTGTCTCCCACCGATCTGAGAGGCATGACGGATGATCATTTGCGAGTTGAGCTGAAAAATGCAAAAGAAGAGGTCTTCAAGCTTCGGTTCCAATCTGCAACCGGGCAGCTCGCGCACAATGCGCGTTTGCGTGCTGTGCGTCGCGATATAGCACGGATCTATACTGTTATGCGTGAAAGAGATATTGGCATTCGAAGCGTTCAGGAAGAGGTTAGTCAATGA
- the rplW gene encoding 50S ribosomal protein L23 gives MMRRYSSSVINNKHVHDVILGPAISEKTYGLLEDSKYTFLVDPKSNKTEIKLAVEKIFGVKVSSVNTMNRRGKLQRTRKGIGRRKDRKRAVVTLKSGTIDLFT, from the coding sequence ATGATGCGTCGTTACAGCTCCTCTGTAATAAATAACAAACATGTGCACGATGTGATACTCGGGCCTGCTATCTCAGAGAAGACTTATGGTCTTTTAGAAGATTCGAAATACACTTTTCTGGTGGATCCAAAGTCTAATAAGACTGAAATTAAGCTCGCGGTCGAAAAGATATTCGGTGTTAAGGTTTCTTCTGTTAACACTATGAATCGCCGTGGTAAGTTACAAAGGACGCGCAAGGGTATTGGTAGACGCAAGGACAGGAAGCGTGCTGTCGTCACCCTCAAGTCCGGCACAATAGATTTGTTTACGTAG
- the rpsS gene encoding 30S ribosomal protein S19, which produces MPRSLKKGPFVDMHLLKKVRAGNESKDRNMIKTWSRRSMIIPEMLGHTIAVHDGRRHIPVFITESMVGHKLGEFAPTRTYRGHVKDDRKARRR; this is translated from the coding sequence GTGCCAAGAAGTCTAAAGAAGGGCCCATTTGTCGACATGCATCTCTTGAAGAAGGTGCGGGCTGGCAATGAGAGTAAAGACAGGAATATGATTAAGACCTGGTCGCGCAGATCGATGATAATCCCTGAGATGCTCGGTCACACAATTGCTGTTCATGACGGCAGGAGGCATATCCCTGTTTTTATAACAGAATCAATGGTTGGTCACAAATTGGGCGAGTTTGCCCCGACACGGACTTATCGCGGTCATGTGAAAGATGACAGGAAGGCGCGGCGTAGATAG
- a CDS encoding branched-chain amino acid ABC transporter permease, giving the protein MLLSLDYLLSQSWITFDVASFIKGFGFATVEGLTFGAIYALIAVGYTVVYGVLGLINFAHAGVFVTGCYALVFTLSALGFSSFPSKKPIFIVLIYVLIAVFVSILAAAAVAFLVERVAYKPLRKRNAPNLAFLITAIGASLTISNLFFLRSPNPEPALSIFTPVPLFKFFGATVTSFNVVTILAAVILMFLVDWFIRRTRFGRGIRAVAQDPNTASLVGVNPERVIALTFVLGGVIAGAASLFYVLKVPSGVVYNADIVLGLKAFAAAVLGGIGSIRGALLGGLLLGLFSNWGALLLGNSQWGDVSVFVLLLLVLLFRPSGILGRSGLSAKSRM; this is encoded by the coding sequence TTGTTGCTTAGTTTGGATTATCTTTTGAGTCAGTCGTGGATCACGTTTGATGTGGCTTCCTTCATCAAGGGCTTTGGCTTTGCTACGGTTGAAGGCCTGACTTTCGGTGCCATCTATGCACTGATTGCCGTTGGCTATACCGTGGTGTACGGTGTTTTGGGGCTTATCAATTTCGCTCATGCTGGGGTTTTTGTTACCGGCTGCTACGCCCTTGTATTTACGCTCTCTGCGCTTGGTTTTAGCTCTTTTCCTTCTAAGAAGCCCATTTTTATTGTTCTTATTTACGTCCTCATCGCGGTGTTTGTTTCCATTCTTGCTGCTGCCGCTGTTGCCTTTCTTGTTGAGCGCGTTGCCTATAAGCCTCTTAGGAAGAGAAATGCCCCTAATCTGGCATTTCTAATTACTGCAATAGGTGCTTCCCTGACCATAAGTAATTTATTTTTTCTTCGTTCCCCAAATCCAGAGCCTGCACTTTCTATTTTTACCCCAGTCCCTCTTTTTAAATTTTTTGGTGCAACTGTTACAAGCTTTAATGTGGTGACAATTCTGGCTGCGGTAATCCTGATGTTTTTGGTTGACTGGTTCATAAGGCGGACCAGATTTGGCAGGGGCATTAGAGCTGTGGCGCAGGATCCTAACACTGCTTCACTTGTTGGAGTGAACCCCGAGCGGGTTATAGCGCTGACTTTTGTTCTTGGTGGTGTTATAGCTGGCGCTGCAAGTCTGTTCTATGTTCTAAAGGTTCCTTCGGGTGTTGTGTACAATGCGGATATTGTTCTCGGTTTAAAGGCTTTTGCTGCTGCCGTTCTGGGTGGCATTGGCAGCATTCGGGGCGCTCTACTCGGAGGGCTTCTGCTCGGTCTGTTCTCTAACTGGGGTGCTCTGCTTTTGGGTAATAGCCAGTGGGGTGATGTTTCTGTCTTTGTTCTTCTGTTACTAGTTTTACTTTTCAGGCCATCTGGTATCCTCGGCAGATCTGGCCTTTCGGCTAAAAGCAGGATGTGA
- the rplN gene encoding 50S ribosomal protein L14: MIQQESRLKVADNTGAKSLSVIRVLGGSNRRFGSLGDVVVASVKDAVPGSSAVKKGDVVKAVIVRSTKEVRRTDGSYIRFDDNAAVILRPDNDPRGTRIFGPVARELRDRKFTRIISLAPEVV; the protein is encoded by the coding sequence TTGATACAACAGGAGTCTCGGCTTAAGGTCGCAGATAACACAGGTGCCAAGAGTTTGTCGGTTATACGTGTGCTTGGTGGGTCGAATAGACGGTTCGGATCATTGGGTGATGTTGTGGTTGCGAGCGTGAAGGATGCGGTCCCGGGCAGTTCGGCCGTTAAAAAGGGTGATGTTGTCAAGGCTGTAATTGTCCGCTCTACTAAAGAGGTTAGGCGTACGGACGGGTCATATATCAGATTTGATGATAATGCGGCTGTTATTCTGCGGCCTGACAATGATCCCAGGGGGACTCGCATATTCGGTCCGGTTGCTCGTGAACTTCGTGATCGTAAGTTTACGAGGATAATTTCCCTTGCCCCAGAGGTGGTCTAG
- the ftsY gene encoding signal recognition particle-docking protein FtsY: MFRRVFDKEALKGVVSHGTSSLFEILLRADFGYSVAHDIVASIGNKSNVDDRERCLREYLECRLSSFDPTLRLTNHPSVILIVGVNGVGKTATAGKLANLLHLRGKKVLLAAADTFRAAAVEQLSIWAQRAGVEIITPPKPRIDPASVAYSSVKKAIDDNYDVVVIDTAGRLHNKANLMAELERIARVTEKLVSIDEVLLVLDATTGQNGLTQARSFLEAVSVTGIVLSKTDSSAKAGFIFQVQESTGVPVKLIGTGEAIDDIAGFAPYAFVAQIFG, translated from the coding sequence ATTTTCCGAAGGGTCTTTGACAAAGAGGCACTTAAAGGGGTTGTATCTCATGGAACATCATCCCTTTTTGAAATCCTGCTTAGGGCTGATTTCGGATATTCTGTAGCGCATGACATAGTCGCTTCTATTGGGAATAAGTCGAATGTAGATGATCGTGAACGGTGTTTGCGGGAGTATCTTGAATGCCGGCTATCTTCCTTTGATCCTACGCTGCGACTCACAAATCACCCGTCTGTTATCCTTATCGTCGGCGTTAATGGGGTTGGCAAGACTGCGACCGCTGGAAAGCTTGCAAATCTTTTACATCTACGAGGCAAGAAGGTCCTGTTAGCTGCTGCTGACACCTTTCGAGCTGCCGCTGTTGAGCAGCTTAGTATCTGGGCTCAGCGCGCAGGTGTTGAAATAATTACCCCCCCCAAGCCACGCATAGATCCGGCATCCGTTGCATATTCTTCCGTCAAAAAGGCGATTGATGATAATTATGATGTTGTGGTTATTGACACCGCGGGGCGTCTTCACAATAAGGCAAATCTCATGGCTGAGCTCGAGAGAATAGCGCGGGTTACCGAAAAGCTTGTCAGCATAGATGAGGTCTTACTGGTGCTTGATGCAACTACCGGACAAAATGGCCTGACTCAGGCTAGATCATTCCTTGAGGCTGTGAGTGTAACCGGAATAGTCTTATCCAAGACTGACTCGTCCGCAAAGGCGGGTTTTATTTTTCAAGTGCAGGAGAGCACGGGCGTGCCTGTAAAGCTCATTGGCACAGGTGAAGCAATTGATGATATAGCAGGTTTTGCACCATACGCATTTGTTGCGCAGATCTTCGGTTAG
- the rpsJ gene encoding 30S ribosomal protein S10, which translates to MEEQKIRIRLKSYSHEIIDVSAKKIVDTVTRAGATIVGPVPLPTKKSVVCVIRSPHRHKDSREHFEMRTHKRLINVVDLTPRAVDALMRLDLSSEVNVEIKL; encoded by the coding sequence ATGGAAGAGCAGAAGATACGTATAAGGCTCAAATCTTATAGCCATGAAATAATTGACGTATCTGCCAAGAAGATAGTTGATACAGTCACGCGTGCTGGCGCTACCATTGTTGGTCCTGTTCCTCTTCCAACGAAGAAGAGCGTTGTTTGCGTTATTCGCTCTCCCCACAGACATAAGGACAGTCGTGAGCACTTTGAAATGCGAACGCATAAGCGACTTATCAATGTGGTAGATTTGACCCCCAGGGCTGTTGATGCGCTCATGCGTCTTGACTTGTCCTCGGAGGTCAATGTCGAGATAAAGCTCTAG
- the rplV gene encoding 50S ribosomal protein L22, protein MSEEKDTPLEAFASLKHSGVTPQKVRRIVDLIRGRSVDEALAILRFSPHSASGILYKLIVSAQANYANLLGRDDDLFVSSVYVDEGKTYKRGRPRARGSSSRILKRGSHVTVTLSKEVR, encoded by the coding sequence GTGAGCGAAGAGAAAGATACCCCGCTTGAAGCCTTTGCATCTTTAAAGCACTCGGGCGTTACTCCGCAGAAGGTTCGCAGGATTGTTGATCTGATTCGTGGGCGGAGTGTTGATGAAGCGTTAGCGATTTTGCGCTTCTCTCCACATTCTGCCAGCGGCATTCTGTACAAGTTAATTGTTTCAGCCCAGGCGAATTACGCGAATTTGTTAGGCCGAGATGATGACCTTTTTGTTTCTTCAGTTTATGTTGATGAGGGTAAGACTTATAAGCGTGGCAGGCCTCGTGCTCGTGGCTCGAGCTCGCGTATCCTCAAACGTGGCAGTCATGTGACTGTTACTCTGTCCAAAGAGGTTCGGTAA
- a CDS encoding branched-chain amino acid ABC transporter permease, producing MMGFLSSVMRWWKGMSRPQQWFFLLPFVVLVYLLPIINPPVITTEPGNNFPISLFTMAIYALAAVGLNVVVGYAGLLDLGYIAFFAVGAYVSAVFTSPDSPYVKIPYLWTIPVAIFTAMVFGAALGVPTLRLRGDYLAIVTLGFGEIVRIMATIIPALRGNLGFSNVGHPPGDYPSGQPIFTPDNGVAWYWVAITVVIFVLVIVGNLERSIVGRNWFAICQDEDAAEVMGVNTFSFKVWAFAIGAAIGGLSGSLQAAQTGFVNNQRFDVATSVLFLVAVVLGGSGNKFGAAIGGALVAYIPLRFTEIAQYKYLIFGVCLILLMLFRHEGLFPMKANLFSRQVLLRKLSLRHSPDKRASSSPSGS from the coding sequence GTGATGGGCTTTCTATCGTCTGTTATGCGGTGGTGGAAGGGTATGTCTCGCCCCCAGCAGTGGTTTTTTCTTCTTCCGTTTGTGGTCCTTGTTTATCTTTTGCCAATTATTAATCCTCCGGTTATCACAACCGAACCGGGCAATAATTTTCCAATCTCACTGTTTACAATGGCAATTTATGCCCTCGCCGCGGTCGGTCTTAATGTAGTTGTTGGTTATGCAGGACTTCTTGATTTGGGTTATATTGCATTTTTTGCGGTTGGTGCTTATGTATCTGCTGTATTTACGAGTCCGGATTCTCCGTATGTCAAAATTCCTTATCTTTGGACCATTCCTGTTGCGATTTTTACTGCCATGGTTTTTGGCGCAGCCCTGGGTGTACCTACCCTCCGTCTTCGGGGAGACTATCTGGCGATTGTTACTCTTGGGTTTGGAGAGATAGTCAGAATTATGGCGACTATTATCCCTGCCCTCCGTGGTAACCTCGGGTTTTCCAATGTTGGCCACCCGCCGGGCGACTATCCTTCTGGCCAGCCGATTTTCACGCCTGATAATGGAGTAGCTTGGTATTGGGTCGCTATTACAGTTGTTATATTCGTTCTTGTAATCGTTGGGAATCTCGAGAGGAGTATTGTCGGCAGAAACTGGTTTGCTATCTGCCAGGATGAAGATGCTGCAGAGGTTATGGGTGTGAATACCTTTTCCTTCAAGGTATGGGCTTTTGCAATTGGTGCTGCAATTGGTGGCCTCTCCGGTTCCCTGCAGGCTGCACAGACAGGGTTTGTAAATAATCAGCGTTTTGATGTTGCGACCTCCGTTTTATTCCTTGTTGCAGTCGTACTTGGCGGTTCTGGTAACAAATTTGGTGCTGCAATTGGTGGTGCACTTGTGGCGTATATTCCACTGCGTTTTACGGAGATTGCACAATACAAGTATTTGATCTTCGGTGTATGTCTTATACTTCTGATGCTTTTTAGACATGAAGGCCTGTTTCCTATGAAGGCAAATCTTTTTTCAAGACAGGTTTTGCTGCGGAAATTGTCATTGCGCCATTCACCCGATAAACGTGCGTCATCTTCGCCCTCGGGGTCTTGA